CAAGATAGGAGGAAGCTGGAAGAAAGAATTAAAAATCTGGAAAACAAGTGTGCAGAAACTCAGGAGGAGCTTTTAAGGGAGGCGGACGCCGAAAGACACTCTAGGGACGCCATTTTAGCTCTTGCCAATTTTGACGAGATCTGGGAAAAGTCCGAATTTATGCACAAAAAAGAGCTCCTGCAGACTCTCCTCGAAAAGGTAACTATCGTAGGTGGTGTGGTGAACATCAGTTTCAGAAATTGTTAAAAAATATAGCAGACTAGAGGCTTATTAATTTATCTTCTTAAATCCCAATATAAGCATATAAATAACCTTCAAACAGTAGTCAATTTAGCTAGTAGAAAGTCTAATATGAGCAGATACTCAACACCATTAGTGCTTTCATTAAAAGTATGCGGGCCAGTCAACCGGACGCGGCTCTTTACTATCTCGCTCGCATGATTGATGCCGGGGAGGACCCGCTCTTCATTGCGCGGCGCATGGTCGTTTTTGCTTCGGAAGATATCGGAATGGCTAATTCGGCCGCTTTAAGTGTCGCCAACGCTGTCTTTAGGGCTTGCGAAGTTATTGGCTACCCGGAATGTCGCGAAAATCTAGCGCACGGTGTGGTTTATTTGTCATGCGCCACTAAAGATCGAGGTGCCTATGATGCTTATATGAAAGCTCTTGTGGACGTTAAAGAATTTGGTAATTTGCCAATTCCGCTGTCCGTTCGCAACGCCCCCACGCAGCTAATGAAAGATCTGGATTACGGCAAAGGCTACCAAGCTTATACTAATAAGTCGTATTTGCCGGAAAAAATAAACGATCGTCACTACTACCAAAAACCTGTTTAAGCGCCACGAGTGAGGTAAATAATTCCAATTCCAAGTAGAAATAATAAAAATGAAGAGACAATATTAAGACGTGAATTATCGGTTCTAACTTCCGGGATTAAGTCTGCCGCGGCAATGTAAATAAAACCACCGGCAGCAATTGGTAAAAGATACGCAATGATTAATGGTGACGACTGACCTAAAAAGTAGCCGCAAATTCCCCCTAAAATTGCGATCATAGAAATCCCAAAATTAGCAAGAACGGCTTTTTTACGGCCGAAGCCGGCGTGTAAAAATACTCCCACATCACCAATTTCTTTGGGAATTTCGTGAAAAATGACGGCGGTACTAATAGTGACGCCAAGGGCCGGACTTGTTATAAAAGCGGCGGCCACAATTAAGCCATCTATAAAATTGTGAACCGCTTCGCCAATTAGATTTAGAGTGCCAAAATGCTTATGGGCATCTTCCGCTTCGTTGCAGTGATGCCAGTGCAGGACTTTCTCCAGGAGTAAAAAACAGACGAATGACGCTAGAGTAACTTCAAACAAGGTCGTCACGGGAAGTCTGGCCGCCCCCTCTGGTAGCAGATCCAAAAAAGCTCCACCCATTAAAGTTCCGGCGGCTAAAGAAACTAACGAGAGTAATATTTTTGAGAGGATTTTTTGATTTATAACTAGCGTCAGCGCTCCCAGTAAGGACCCAAAACCAACGATTGATAAAGCGATAATAATATAGAAGAGTGTCACGAGGCCATTTTACACTTTAAACGATGTTTCGACCATCGTATTCTTTAAACCAGCTATCAATTGGGTTTTGATCTTCAGGGAAACCGTTGTAGTTTACCAATATCTCTGATTCTTTTGCGATATCTGTAACCGCGACATAAACCAAAAGTTCGTTAGTGTAATCAAAAACATATTCTGCGTTAGGTTGATAGGAGTGGTTGTATAGCATGGCGTAACCAAGAGGCAGGCACCAGTTGTTATCGTCCCAATCGTAATAATAATTGTCGATGATGTTTCCAGACGGTCGAGATTCAAGCTTCTTTCTTTCATCTTCGTATTTAATAAGTATCAAAGGACATTTTTCTATAACTTCACCCTTTTTAATATCACTGGACGCAAACATTCCTCGGCACTTTAAAGTTTCCGACCAACCAACATAAACCGGCCATTTGGGGTAAATACTATTCATAAATCATGTGCTCAAACCACCGCTCTTGAAATTTCACCGCTTTTTCAATCTCCTCATTTTGCATTGTAGTTCCTTCTACAGTCTTCCCAAGAAATGTTTTTGCAAGCTTTAAGGATTCAGATTCATTCATATTAAAATAAAACTCCTCTTTCGTAATGTAAAAATTTACTAAACTAGTGGAATTATATAACAAATGATTGGTATTTAAAGGGTTTTATAACTATGTTTCAAACTAGCTTTCGAAAGTAATTTATCTGGCTGGGGAGCTTGGAGTCGAACCAAGAATACCCACCTCCAAAGGGTGGTGTCCTACCATTAGACGACTCCCCAAAACGTCGCCGCATGTGCATTATACCCATTTAAATCTAATTCCGCTTTGACATTCGTACTTTATTCGGTAATATTAAAACATGAATCAACGTCTTAGTTTACCGGTTTCGGTAATTTCTATTTTCGATCATAAGACGCGTTTAGTAAAGCCGTTGCGGGTTTTATTTGAGGGTAGGGCTTATGAAATCGTAAAAATTGGTTATCACCACACCTACCGAACAGGCCGCGTCCTTTACCATATCTTCTCTGTCGCCAGCGATAATTTATTCTTTAGATTAAATTTAGATACCGAAAGTCTTTTTTGGACTTTGGAGGAAGTGAGCGATGGAGAATCCAATTAATTTGCCTTTTAATCCAAATGATCCCACGATATTACATCTGGATTTAAATTCCTGTTTTGCTTCTATTGAGCAGCAGGCCAACCCTTTATTACGCGGTCGTCCGGTGGCTGTAGCCGCCTATGTGTCGCCGCGTGGCTGTATCCTCGCCGCTTCTTATGAAGCAAAAAAACTGGGGGTAAAAACCGGAATGCGCGTTCAGGACGGCAAAATGCTCTGCAAAGATTTAGTGGTACTGCCGCCGGACGCCAATAAATATCGGGCTGTCCATTTAAAGATGCGGCAGCTTTTAAACTCTTACACTAATTTAGTGACCCCAAAGTCAATCGATGAGTTTGTATTAGATTTGGCCGGATCACCATCTTTAAAGCTGGGAATGGCGGAGACGGCTTTGAATATTAAACGTCGTATTAAAGAGGAAGTAGGGGATTACTTGCGGGTTTCTGTTGGAATTGCTCCCAATCGGTATTTGGCTAAAGTGGCTTCTTCCTACCAAAAGCCCGACGGTTTAACGGTTATAAACAACTCTAACTATGCCGCCATTTACGATTCCCTTAAGCTTACTGATTTATGCGGTATTAAAGAGGCGAATGCGGCCAGACTTAACGAAGGTGGTGTGTATACCGTCACCCAAATGTATGCAGCTTCCGCGGCGACTCTAAAGTTAGCCTTTCATTCTGTTTGCGGCTACCAGTGGTATTTGCGTCTGCATGGCTACGAAATTGATGACGTTCTTTTTGCCCGTAGTAGTTACGGCAACTCTTATGCGCTTCCCGATAAGCGGGACTGTCGCGGGTGCTCCTCAAGTTAGTTGAAAAGACGGGCTCTCGGATGCGATCTGCCGGTTATAAAGCGCGAGGTGTTCACGTTGGTCTTTTATATAGAGATGGCAGTTATTGGCACCACGGTCAAGTAACGCACTCTTTGCTTTTTGATTCTCGCGATATTTACAAGGAAGCTCTTCATATTTTACGGCATTCGCCTTGCGTAAAAGCGGTCCATAATTTAGCGGTATCCTGTTTTAATCTAGAAAAAGAAACCAATCAGCAATTATCACTAGTTGAAAATTTGGATCGTAAAGAACGGCTGGTCTCAGCGATGGATGCGATTAATAAACGCTACGGTAGCTTTGTGATTACTCCGGCTTTGATGCTGGGAACCGAAAAAAACGTTCCCGACCGGGTGGCGTTTGGTGGGATCAAAGAGTTAGAGGAGGTATTAATTGATCGTTGAGGACGGGGCATGCCCCGTCCTCAACCGATATAATGTACAATACAACTTTAATGACTAATTTCTGGCAAAGACTTCCCAAACCTTTCACAGTTCTCGCCCCTATGGATGGGGTGACTGACGTGGCCTTTCGGGAAGTCTTATTCCGGGCAGCAAGGCCGGACGTTTTCTTTACTGAATTTACCAGCTCCGAAGGTCTGCTTTCTCGCGGTCGTGAGCGACTGCTGCGTAACTTCGTTTTTAACAAGGCGGAACATCCGATCGTGGCTCAGATCTGGGGCAGTACACCGGCCGCCTTTACTGAAGCCGCGCGAACGGTCAAAGATCTAGGCTTTGATGGGGTTGACATCAACATGGGATGTCCAGTGCGGGGCGTAATTGCGCATCATAGCTGTTCCTACCTCATCACTGACGAAAAATTAACAGCCGATATCGTTGCGGCGACCAAAGAAGGAGCTGGCGATATGCCAGTTAGCGTTAAAACTAGAATCGGTTTTAATAAAATTGACACTGAACGCTGGTTTAGCTTTCTGCTTGGTCAGAATTTAGCCGCTATTACGGTGCATGGCCGGGTCGCTTCGCAGCTTTCTAAATATCCGGCTAATTGGGAAGAAATAGGTAAAGTGGCTAAACTTCGTGACGAGTTAAGTCTCAGCACTATTATAGTGGGTAATGGTGACGTTAAAAGTTACGCTGATGTGGTCAAGCGGTCAGAAGAGACAGGGGTTGACGGCGTTATGATTGGTAGGGGAGTGTTTGAGAATTTGTGGTGTTTTGAGAAGCCTCTTGATTCGGTCGAACACACTGAAGGCGAGAAGATCGAAATGTTTAGATATCACATTGCAAATTATCAAGAATATTTTGGAGAGACCCGTGATTTTAATATGCTCAAGAAATTCACCAAAGTCTATATAAACGGCTTCCCGGGTGCTTCAGAATTAAGGCAAAAACTGATGGAAACTCAATCATTAGCAGAATTAACAGAGATTTTAAGGAAAGCTTAATCTTTTATATATACATGAATATAACGTGCGTTTAGTGGTAATGGTCCGTGGTTTGTACAATTTAACAATTTTTGCATAGTTTTAGCTGTTTATTGCGTAGATTTGGACAATATAGTATAAATATTAAAATATGAAGCTAGAACTTTGGAAATTTGGAAATAGTGCTTGATTTCCAGGGGGTAATAACTCTTACACCGTCATGGGCGGACGAGTTTTTGACTAAATTAGGAGAACGTTACGGAGACAGAGTCCATCTTATAAACACTAAGAATCCGTCTATTGAAGCGACTTTAAGCCTATTAAAAAGGCTGGGCTAGAATCTTGGTAGTGAGTAGTATATAATATAGACACATATGAATATAATTGAAGTAACTGATTTAGTTAAAACTTATAAAAAATCGACTACAAATGCCGTTGATCACATTTCTTTTAACGTCGCGGAAGGGGAGTTCTTTTCTTTTTTGGGCCCTAATGGCGCTGGTAAAACGACTACAATTTCCATTCTAACCACAATCTTGGCTATGACCTCAGGTTCCGTTAAAATATCCGGTCACGACATCGATAAAGACGCTTCGTTTGTACGGTCGCAAATCGGAGTGATCTTCCAAAAACCCAGTCTTGACTTGAATTTAACCGGTGAAGAAAACATTCGCTTTCATACGATTCTTTATAAAATGTACTCTTTTCGTCCTTCGTTTAAGCTAATGCCAAAAGAATATCAGGATAAAGTTTTAGAATTGTCGGAACTGATGGGCTTAAAATCGGAAATATTTAAACCGGTAAAAACCTTTTCTGGAGGCATGAAGCGAAAACTGGAAATTATGCGGACTTTGATGCATAAGCCAAAAGTATTATTTTTAGACGAGCCTACAAGCGGTCTTGACCCTTTGAGTCGTCGCAATCTTTGGGAATATTTAAAGGATGTTCGTAAAAAAGAAAACATGACGATCTTTTTAACTACTCACTATTTAGAAGAAGCGGAGGACTCTGATCGAGTGGCGATAATTAATCATGGAAAAATTGTTATGAACGACAGTACCAAAAACATTTTGCTCGATAACACACAATCTTTGGAAGATGTGTATTTGGATATAATAAAGGAGAATGATGCATGAATTAAGCCCAATTTTAGTAATCGCTTATCGTGATTTAATGAAGTTTCTACGCGATCGGCAACGAATCGTGTTTTCTTTAGTTTTTCCTTTGGTCTTTATTGCGGTTCTTGGTGGCAGTATTAACTCAAATCTTGCTCAAAACGTTGGTTATAATTATTTAACCTTTATTTTCATTGGAGTGATCGCTCAAACTTTGTTCCAGACCACCGCTTCCGGTGTCATCTCACTAATAGAAGATCGGGAAAATGATTTTAGTCAGGAAATTTTCGTCTCCCCAATTTCTCGCTACTCTATTATCATCGGCAAAATCTTAGGAGAATCACTCGTCGCCATGGTTCAACTCATCGGAATTTTCGCAATCGGTTTTATAATTCGAGTACCACTACAGATGTCGCATTTAATACTGCTGATACCGTTTAGCTTATTAGTATGCCTCTTTGGCGGGGCCTTTGGGATTTTAATTTTATCTAATTTAGGTAGTCAGCGCTCAGCTAATCAGATTTTTCCTTTTATAATGTTCCCGCAATTTTTCCTGGCCGGTGTTTTTACGCCTATTAAAACTTTACCAATCTACCTGTTAATTTTGTCACGCATTGCCCCAATGACTTACGCCGTTGACCTCCTGCGCAGCATTTACTATTCAGGGCTCCCGGAAATTAATAAAGTGGTGTTGCACCCTTTTATTCTTAATTTGGGGGTTATCCTGGCTTTTACAGTTATCTTCATTTCGATCGGTACTTTCTTGTTTGTAAAAAACGAAAAGAATAGATAATAATCTATCAGCTAAATTTCAGCGTAGTCTCATATATTAAATTATATGAAAAAAATACTCCTATCTGTCGTCGTCGTCTCCGCCTTTATTTTTTATAGCTTAACTCAACAGGGAAACTCCGCGACTGTTCCTGTCATCGCTACTGTTCCTACTACAACACCGCAAGCACCAGTGATGGCCCCGCCAACTACGCCTGCAGTGATTGCACCACCAGCCAGGCCGCCAATGATGTCTAAATATAAAGATGGCACTTTTATCGGTTCCGTGGCCGATGCTTACTACGGTAATATTCAGGTGGCAGCAGTAATTAAAAACGGTAAGTTAACCGCGGTCAATTTTTTGCAGTATCCCAGTGATCGTTCCCGCTCGATCGAAATTAATAAACACGCGATGCCGCTACTATCGCAAGAAGCAATTAGCGCTCAAAGTAATCAGGTTGATGGCGTTTCCGGAGCCTCTGATTCCAGTGCCGCCTTTGTGCAATCCCTTGGCGATGCATTAGCATCCGCCTTAAATTAATTTATGCAGGAAAAACGTGTCATGTGGGACATGCCAATCACTGTTGAAGTCTTGGACACTAGGGTTGGCCTTCACGATCTAAATAAAGTTTACGACTATTTTAAATATGTTGACGACACCTTTAGCACATTTAATAAAAATAGTGAGATTGAGCGGATTAATCGCGGAGAATTAAGTCTGGCCGACGCGTCACGCGATGTCAAAGAAGTTTTAAAACTATGCGACCAAACAAAAGAGGATTCACACGGATATTATGATATCAATCGCAGCGGTCGCCTAGAACCTTTAGGACTAGTTAAAGGCTGGGCTATATTTAAGGCGTCACAGATTCTTGACGGGCTGGGCTTTACTAATTATTACGTCGAAGCCGGCGGCGACATTCAAGTCAAAGGGCCGGGGCATCAATGCGACGGTTGGCATATTGGAATTCGCAATCCGTTTAAGCATCAAGAAATAGTAAAAACTGTTAAATTAATAGAAGGTGGTGTGGCTACCTCTGGCACGTCGGCTCGCGGTCAACACATCTATAATCCATTTAAACCCGGTCAGCCAATTCTGGAAATCGCTAGCCTAACGGTCATTGGACCAAATATTTACGAGGCGGATCGAATGGCGACGCCAGCTTTTGCGATGGGCACAGAGGGCATTAATTTTATTGAGGCTCTGCCAGGTCTGGAAGGCTATTTGATAGATAAAGACGGCCTTGCTACATATACCAGTGGTTTTACTAATTATGTGGTCTAAGTTTTTAAACTTAATCGACAACTTTTTAAACCGAATTACGATGTACCGTTTGGTACTGTATGTTCTGATCGGACTACTAGCCTCAGCGGTCATATTAGGGGCTCTCGGCGTCGTTCCCTACAACCCAGCAGCTCTAATTTTATCGACTAGTTTTATTCTCCTCATATCTCTTATTACCAACGACGTTTTTGCCAAAGTTTTTAAAGCAGTCAAAAATCAGGAATCGGTTTATATTACCGCTTTAATACTGGCTTTAATCGTGTCTCCTATCACGTCATTTCATGATTTAATCTTTTTATTTTGGGTTTCGGTACTAGCCACGGCCGGAAAATATATCCTGGCAATCGGAAAGAAGCATTTATTTAATCCGGCTGCCATCGCCGTCGTCATAACAGCCTTTGGTATTAATCAAAGTGCCAGCTGGTGGGTAGGGAATACCTTCACGACGCCTTTAGTTATCATCGGCGGCCTGCTACTCACTCGCAAAATTCGACGCGAGAAGATAGTTTATACATTCATTGCCATTGTTGTTGGGGTGAGTTTACTCTTCGGTTTAGTTAAAGGATCGAATATGCTTACTATGCTAAATACGATTTTATGGCACTCTCCACTATTCTTTTTCGCTTTTGTGATGCTCACCGAACCGATTACCAGCCCTGTCAATAACACATTTCAAATGATATTCGCGTTTATAGTTGGCATTTTATTCGTGCCCCAGATTCACGTTGGCAGTTTTTACTTTACGCCGGAATTAGCTTTGGTCATTGGTAATGTTTTTGCTTACTTCGTGACCCCAAAATATAAATTAGTCTTTAATATCAAAGAAAGAGTAAAAACGGCCGCCGATACTTTCGATTTCGTCTTTCCACTAACTAAAAAAGTATCTTATCTCCCCGGGCAATATATGGAATGGACTTTGGGATCGAGTCGCAACGACAACCGCGGCAATCGTCGCTACTTTACTTTAGCTTCTTCGCCAACCGAAAATAATTTACGATTGGGCGTTAAGTTTTATCAACCAGCCAGTAGTTATAAAGAAGCCTTGTTGACGGGATCTAACGCCACTATTGTGGCTTCGCAATTAGCCGGTGACTTCGTATTACCGTCATATAAAAATGAAAAATGCGTTTTTATTGCCGGTGGCATTGGCGTCACGCCGTTTCGGAGCATGCTTAAATATTTGATAGACACGAACGATAAACGCGACATTAAAGTAATTTATGCTAATAAAAAAGCCGAGGACATCGTTTATAAAGATGTGTTTGACGCGGCGAAGGAGACACTTGGCATTGAGACAACTTATACTTTTGGCCATGTCACTACTGAGCTAATTAAAGAGACAATAAAAGATTACCAGGACAGAGTTTTTTATATTTCCGGGCCGCAATTGATGGTTAAGGCAACTAAAGAGGCTCTTCTCGGACAAGGCGTAAGTAATCACCATATTAAAACCGACTTCTTTCCCGGCTTTGCATAATTTAAAAAATAAGGCATTATTAAAAGGTGCTGGAAAAATTAGGTTCAGAACAGTATTTATCGGAAGCCGCGGTGGATGCCTACTATCGTGTCGCTTCCCAGTTCCCTGTAAACATTACGATTGATAGATTATCGTCCGAAAATAAAACAGACTTAGGGATTATTTTTAGTGCCTGGAAGGAGTCCAAAGATCAAACAGACGAGCTGAGGCTAGGGATTAGCGACAGGGGCAACTATAACGATGAGATTCTCGACGAACGTTTTATTCGCCAGGACGAATATTTAGACCGGTTTTTTGGAGGACTCACAAATAAACCTAACCCCAAATTAATTTTAGAAACTTTGCGGGATCCAGAAATAACTGCT
The sequence above is a segment of the candidate division WWE3 bacterium genome. Coding sequences within it:
- a CDS encoding RnfABCDGE type electron transport complex subunit D, coding for MWSKFLNLIDNFLNRITMYRLVLYVLIGLLASAVILGALGVVPYNPAALILSTSFILLISLITNDVFAKVFKAVKNQESVYITALILALIVSPITSFHDLIFLFWVSVLATAGKYILAIGKKHLFNPAAIAVVITAFGINQSASWWVGNTFTTPLVIIGGLLLTRKIRREKIVYTFIAIVVGVSLLFGLVKGSNMLTMLNTILWHSPLFFFAFVMLTEPITSPVNNTFQMIFAFIVGILFVPQIHVGSFYFTPELALVIGNVFAYFVTPKYKLVFNIKERVKTAADTFDFVFPLTKKVSYLPGQYMEWTLGSSRNDNRGNRRYFTLASSPTENNLRLGVKFYQPASSYKEALLTGSNATIVASQLAGDFVLPSYKNEKCVFIAGGIGVTPFRSMLKYLIDTNDKRDIKVIYANKKAEDIVYKDVFDAAKETLGIETTYTFGHVTTELIKETIKDYQDRVFYISGPQLMVKATKEALLGQGVSNHHIKTDFFPGFA
- a CDS encoding FMN-binding protein, which produces MKKILLSVVVVSAFIFYSLTQQGNSATVPVIATVPTTTPQAPVMAPPTTPAVIAPPARPPMMSKYKDGTFIGSVADAYYGNIQVAAVIKNGKLTAVNFLQYPSDRSRSIEINKHAMPLLSQEAISAQSNQVDGVSGASDSSAAFVQSLGDALASALN
- a CDS encoding tRNA-dihydrouridine synthase → MTNFWQRLPKPFTVLAPMDGVTDVAFREVLFRAARPDVFFTEFTSSEGLLSRGRERLLRNFVFNKAEHPIVAQIWGSTPAAFTEAARTVKDLGFDGVDINMGCPVRGVIAHHSCSYLITDEKLTADIVAATKEGAGDMPVSVKTRIGFNKIDTERWFSFLLGQNLAAITVHGRVASQLSKYPANWEEIGKVAKLRDELSLSTIIVGNGDVKSYADVVKRSEETGVDGVMIGRGVFENLWCFEKPLDSVEHTEGEKIEMFRYHIANYQEYFGETRDFNMLKKFTKVYINGFPGASELRQKLMETQSLAELTEILRKA
- a CDS encoding ZIP family metal transporter, whose translation is MTLFYIIIALSIVGFGSLLGALTLVINQKILSKILLSLVSLAAGTLMGGAFLDLLPEGAARLPVTTLFEVTLASFVCFLLLEKVLHWHHCNEAEDAHKHFGTLNLIGEAVHNFIDGLIVAAAFITSPALGVTISTAVIFHEIPKEIGDVGVFLHAGFGRKKAVLANFGISMIAILGGICGYFLGQSSPLIIAYLLPIAAGGFIYIAAADLIPEVRTDNSRLNIVSSFLLFLLGIGIIYLTRGA
- a CDS encoding ABC transporter permease → MMHELSPILVIAYRDLMKFLRDRQRIVFSLVFPLVFIAVLGGSINSNLAQNVGYNYLTFIFIGVIAQTLFQTTASGVISLIEDRENDFSQEIFVSPISRYSIIIGKILGESLVAMVQLIGIFAIGFIIRVPLQMSHLILLIPFSLLVCLFGGAFGILILSNLGSQRSANQIFPFIMFPQFFLAGVFTPIKTLPIYLLILSRIAPMTYAVDLLRSIYYSGLPEINKVVLHPFILNLGVILAFTVIFISIGTFLFVKNEKNR
- a CDS encoding FAD:protein FMN transferase encodes the protein MQEKRVMWDMPITVEVLDTRVGLHDLNKVYDYFKYVDDTFSTFNKNSEIERINRGELSLADASRDVKEVLKLCDQTKEDSHGYYDINRSGRLEPLGLVKGWAIFKASQILDGLGFTNYYVEAGGDIQVKGPGHQCDGWHIGIRNPFKHQEIVKTVKLIEGGVATSGTSARGQHIYNPFKPGQPILEIASLTVIGPNIYEADRMATPAFAMGTEGINFIEALPGLEGYLIDKDGLATYTSGFTNYVV
- a CDS encoding SET domain-containing protein-lysine N-methyltransferase, which encodes MNSIYPKWPVYVGWSETLKCRGMFASSDIKKGEVIEKCPLILIKYEDERKKLESRPSGNIIDNYYYDWDDNNWCLPLGYAMLYNHSYQPNAEYVFDYTNELLVYVAVTDIAKESEILVNYNGFPEDQNPIDSWFKEYDGRNIV